A stretch of the Denticeps clupeoides chromosome 6, fDenClu1.1, whole genome shotgun sequence genome encodes the following:
- the LOC114791939 gene encoding solute carrier family 35 member F2-like isoform X1 produces the protein MDNNESDVESPGCAGPNRPAIRTFVSKMKYLFTWHVLKTIGLGQVLSVLICGTAVTCQYLAERGVETPMLQSFLVYTLLLLIYTSILAFRKGDESIFGVLKSKWWKYGLMAFTDVEANYTVVKAYQFTTLTSIQLLDCFVIPVLMVISWIFLKTRYRPMHFVSVAVCLLGVGAMVGADLIAGRDQGSSSDVLLGDCLVLISATLYAVSNVCQEYTVKNQSCVEFLGMIGLFGTLISGVQLSILETKAVTAVTWHFEVYLLFGAYAMCMCGLYSLMPVVIQMTSATAVNLSLLTADLFSLFCGILLFHYNFSGLYMVSFVIISVGFIMFHVVPTQVPTIAFQTCSSNEDEQTEANTGGQMKRIEEVNTL, from the exons atggaTAATAATGAGTCTGATGTGGAGTCCCCTGGTTGTGCTGGACCGAACAGGCCAGCCATTCGGACCTTTGTATCTAAGATGAAATACCTCTTTACATG GCACGTCTTGAAAACCATAGGCCTGGGCCAGGTTCTTTCCGTTCTGATATGTGGAACCGCTGTCACGTGCCAGTATTTAGCAGAGAGAGGTGTAGAGACACCCATGCTACAGAGTTTCTTAGTCTACACCTTACTGCTTCTCATCTACACCTCCATACTTGCCTTCAGAAAAG GTGATGAAAGTATTTTTGGAGTTTTAAAGTCAAAGTGGTGGAAATATGGATTAATGGCATTTACAGATGTGGAGGCAAATTACACTGTTGTGAAGGCGTACCAGTTTACTACCCTGACAAGTATTCAG CTGCTGGACTGCTTTGTGATTCCAGTTCTCATGGTCATATCTTGGATCTTCCTGAAGACACGTTACAGGCCAATGCATTTTGTTTCTGTGGCTGTTTGCTTGCTAGGGGTTGGAGCTATGGTTGGTGCAGACCTAATAGCGGGCAGAGACCAGGGTTCTT CTAGTGATGTTCTGTTGGGCGATTGTTTGGTGCTCATAAGTGCAACTCTTTATGCGGTTTCCAATGTCTGCCAGGAGTACACTGTGAAGAACCAGAGCTGTGTGGAGTTCTTGGGAATGATTGGTCTGTTTGGGACCCTCATAAGCGGAGTGCagtt atctattttGGAAACCAAAGCAGTAACAGCAGTTACATGGCATTTTGAAGTCT atCTGCTATTTGGGGCCTATGCTATGTGCATGTGCGGACTCTATAGCCTCATGCCTGTGGTGATTCAAATGACCAGCGCAACAGCGGTCAACCTCTCACTGCTCACGGCCGATCTCTTCAGCCTGTTCTGCGGCATTTTACTATTCCACTACAAC TTTTCCGGCCTTTACATGGTGTCCTTTGTCATTATCTCAGTGGGATTCATCATGTTTCATGTCGTGCCAACCCAAGTACCCACTATAGCTTTCCAGACCTGTTCATCTAATGAGGATGAGCAGACAGAAGCAAACACTGGTGGGCAGATGAAGAGGATTGAAGAGGTCAACACTCTCTGA
- the LOC114791939 gene encoding solute carrier family 35 member F2-like isoform X2, which produces MDNNESDVESPGCAGPNRPAIRTFVSKMKYLFTWHVLKTIGLGQVLSVLICGTAVTCQYLAERGVETPMLQSFLVYTLLLLIYTSILAFRKGDESIFGVLKSKWWKYGLMAFTDVEANYTVVKAYQFTTLTSIQLLDCFVIPVLMVISWIFLKTRYRPMHFVSVAVCLLGVGAMVGADLIAGRDQGSSSDVLLGDCLVLISATLYAVSNVCQEYTVKNQSCVEFLGMIGLFGTLISGVQLSILETKAVTAVTWHFEVYLLFGAYAMCMCGLYSLMPVVIQMTSATAVNLSLLTADLFSLFCGILLFHYNWDSSCFMSCQPKYPL; this is translated from the exons atggaTAATAATGAGTCTGATGTGGAGTCCCCTGGTTGTGCTGGACCGAACAGGCCAGCCATTCGGACCTTTGTATCTAAGATGAAATACCTCTTTACATG GCACGTCTTGAAAACCATAGGCCTGGGCCAGGTTCTTTCCGTTCTGATATGTGGAACCGCTGTCACGTGCCAGTATTTAGCAGAGAGAGGTGTAGAGACACCCATGCTACAGAGTTTCTTAGTCTACACCTTACTGCTTCTCATCTACACCTCCATACTTGCCTTCAGAAAAG GTGATGAAAGTATTTTTGGAGTTTTAAAGTCAAAGTGGTGGAAATATGGATTAATGGCATTTACAGATGTGGAGGCAAATTACACTGTTGTGAAGGCGTACCAGTTTACTACCCTGACAAGTATTCAG CTGCTGGACTGCTTTGTGATTCCAGTTCTCATGGTCATATCTTGGATCTTCCTGAAGACACGTTACAGGCCAATGCATTTTGTTTCTGTGGCTGTTTGCTTGCTAGGGGTTGGAGCTATGGTTGGTGCAGACCTAATAGCGGGCAGAGACCAGGGTTCTT CTAGTGATGTTCTGTTGGGCGATTGTTTGGTGCTCATAAGTGCAACTCTTTATGCGGTTTCCAATGTCTGCCAGGAGTACACTGTGAAGAACCAGAGCTGTGTGGAGTTCTTGGGAATGATTGGTCTGTTTGGGACCCTCATAAGCGGAGTGCagtt atctattttGGAAACCAAAGCAGTAACAGCAGTTACATGGCATTTTGAAGTCT atCTGCTATTTGGGGCCTATGCTATGTGCATGTGCGGACTCTATAGCCTCATGCCTGTGGTGATTCAAATGACCAGCGCAACAGCGGTCAACCTCTCACTGCTCACGGCCGATCTCTTCAGCCTGTTCTGCGGCATTTTACTATTCCACTACAAC TGGGATTCATCATGTTTCATGTCGTGCCAACCCAAGTACCCACTATAG